The following coding sequences are from one Rhodobiaceae bacterium window:
- a CDS encoding flagellar biosynthesis protein FliQ gives MTGPEVLDVGREGIVVLLKVSSPLMLVGLSVGLVIALFQALTQIQEMTLVFVPKILAIFIGLIVMLPFMGSTLGAYMTFIADRIVSG, from the coding sequence ATGACAGGACCGGAAGTTTTGGATGTTGGGCGTGAGGGCATTGTTGTGCTGCTCAAAGTCTCGTCCCCGCTTATGCTTGTTGGGCTAAGTGTCGGATTGGTCATTGCGCTCTTCCAGGCGTTGACGCAGATCCAAGAAATGACGCTGGTCTTCGTGCCAAAAATTCTGGCTATCTTCATTGGCCTCATCGTGATGCTGCCTTTCATGGGCAGCACGTTGGGCGCTTACATGACTTTTATTGCTGACAGAATTGTCTCTGGTTGA
- a CDS encoding flagellar hook-basal body protein FliE yields MTVPASVALSAYTNAVKQATDLGGVNDVAATAGSGQGGFGDLLKGVVENMAASGVNAEQQTASAVAGTADVVDVVTAVSEAEATLQTVVTIRDNVITAYQEIMKMPI; encoded by the coding sequence ATGACTGTTCCTGCTTCTGTCGCACTTAGTGCCTACACCAATGCTGTCAAACAGGCGACTGATCTGGGCGGTGTCAATGATGTCGCAGCAACCGCTGGTTCCGGCCAGGGCGGTTTTGGTGACTTGCTCAAAGGTGTTGTGGAAAACATGGCTGCATCCGGCGTCAATGCCGAACAGCAGACAGCGTCTGCTGTTGCTGGAACAGCGGATGTGGTTGATGTCGTGACAGCGGTTTCTGAAGCCGAAGCGACCTTACAGACCGTCGTTACAATCCGCGACAATGTGATTACGGCCTACCAGGAAATCATGAAGATGCCGATCTAA
- the flgC gene encoding flagellar basal-body rod protein FlgC — translation MDLVKSMMIAASGMRAQSGRMRVLAENIANSQSAATTPGAEPYRRQIVTFESELDRELNARVVKVGKPIADKSDFELKYMPGHPGADENGYVQMPNVNGLVESMDMKEAQRSYEANLNMIQASRRMMSQTLELLRR, via the coding sequence ATGGATCTCGTGAAATCAATGATGATCGCTGCGTCCGGCATGCGGGCCCAAAGTGGACGTATGCGGGTGCTGGCGGAGAATATTGCTAACTCGCAGTCAGCTGCGACGACTCCGGGAGCAGAGCCTTACCGTCGGCAGATTGTGACGTTTGAGAGCGAACTTGACCGCGAGCTTAATGCTCGTGTTGTGAAGGTTGGCAAGCCAATCGCTGATAAGTCTGACTTTGAGTTGAAATACATGCCTGGCCACCCCGGAGCCGACGAGAATGGTTATGTGCAGATGCCGAACGTCAATGGGCTTGTGGAGTCCATGGATATGAAAGAGGCGCAGCGCTCATATGAAGCGAACCTCAATATGATCCAGGCCTCCCGACGCATGATGTCTCAGACACTCGAATTGCTTCGTCGTTGA
- the flgB gene encoding flagellar basal body rod protein FlgB: MFLGDSPIFSMMKERMHWLSDRQRVIAENVANADTPNYIAKDLSEPDFGAMLRSRSSRPVLTATRTDGDHMSANGSTGGSSAAYVRSPDFETTPTGNSVVLEEQMIKAAQNQMDYQTVTGLYAKSVGMLKIALGKG, translated from the coding sequence ATGTTTCTTGGTGACTCCCCCATCTTTTCGATGATGAAGGAACGCATGCATTGGCTGTCGGACCGGCAGCGGGTGATTGCAGAGAATGTCGCGAATGCAGATACCCCCAACTATATCGCTAAGGACCTGTCAGAACCTGACTTTGGTGCAATGCTGCGGTCACGCAGCTCGCGACCAGTCCTGACAGCAACGCGGACAGACGGCGACCACATGAGTGCGAATGGCAGCACAGGTGGCAGCTCGGCTGCCTATGTTCGAAGCCCAGATTTTGAAACCACACCGACCGGCAACTCGGTGGTGTTGGAAGAACAGATGATTAAAGCCGCCCAGAACCAGATGGACTACCAGACGGTGACAGGTCTCTACGCCAAGAGCGTCGGCATGTTGAAAATTGCCCTGGGTAAGGGCTGA
- a CDS encoding flagellar biosynthesis protein FliO, producing MELSEILRFASALIFVVGLIVACAWGAKRFGLVPTGRQTSPTKRLAVTETLAIDPKRKLVIVRHDDREHLLLLGDQDTILEAGLPAKAEPEIDPTAEVKPLNTSALTGPVTDQMQKVVSLLKERRA from the coding sequence ATGGAACTCAGCGAAATACTCCGCTTCGCATCGGCGCTTATCTTTGTTGTCGGTCTGATTGTTGCCTGCGCCTGGGGCGCAAAGCGCTTTGGCTTGGTACCAACCGGCCGTCAGACATCTCCGACCAAACGCCTCGCAGTCACAGAAACACTGGCAATCGATCCCAAGCGCAAGCTTGTGATTGTGCGGCATGATGATCGCGAGCACCTCCTCCTCCTTGGAGATCAGGACACTATTCTAGAAGCTGGGCTCCCCGCCAAGGCAGAGCCGGAAATCGACCCAACAGCTGAGGTCAAACCCCTCAACACATCAGCCCTTACCGGCCCCGTAACAGATCAGATGCAAAAGGTTGTCTCCCTCCTGAAGGAGCGCCGCGCGTGA
- the fliP gene encoding flagellar biosynthetic protein FliP, with product MIFSPSQKHLIFAALTGLVVFLLSALPAAAETINVDFSEGFGLTERVVQIIALVTVLSLAPSILIMITSFVRIVVVLSLLRTAMGVQQSPPNSVIISLALFLTAFIMAPVFETAYETGIEPLINEEIEMGEALSISSKPFQEFMLTQVRDKDLQLFMDLSKTPAVEEQQDIPFQVVVPAFMISELKRAFEIGFLIFVPFIVIDMIVASVLMSMGMMMLPPIIISLPFKLIFFVLVDGWHLITGSLVQSFGT from the coding sequence GTGATTTTCTCCCCAAGTCAAAAGCATCTGATATTTGCTGCTCTTACAGGCCTCGTTGTTTTCCTGCTGTCTGCCCTCCCCGCTGCTGCAGAGACCATCAACGTGGACTTCTCGGAAGGCTTCGGCCTCACCGAACGCGTTGTTCAGATCATTGCTCTCGTCACGGTACTCAGTCTCGCTCCGTCTATCCTGATCATGATCACCTCTTTTGTGCGCATTGTGGTGGTTCTGTCACTCCTCAGAACCGCGATGGGCGTACAGCAATCACCCCCAAACTCTGTGATCATCAGTCTCGCCCTCTTCCTCACAGCGTTCATCATGGCGCCAGTTTTTGAAACGGCCTACGAGACGGGCATTGAGCCGCTCATCAATGAAGAAATCGAAATGGGCGAAGCCTTGAGTATTTCCTCCAAGCCGTTTCAGGAGTTCATGCTGACCCAGGTACGGGACAAAGACCTGCAGCTTTTTATGGACCTGTCAAAAACACCCGCTGTCGAAGAACAGCAGGACATTCCATTTCAGGTCGTCGTCCCTGCATTCATGATCAGTGAGCTGAAGCGCGCTTTTGAGATCGGGTTTCTTATCTTTGTCCCGTTCATCGTCATTGACATGATTGTGGCCTCTGTCCTCATGTCCATGGGCATGATGATGCTGCCACCGATCATTATCTCCCTGCCCTTCAAGCTTATCTTCTTTGTGCTTGTTGATGGCTGGCACCTGATCACGGGATCATTGGTTCAAAGCTTCGGGACTTAG
- a CDS encoding flagellar motor protein MotB — MNASVQAPMETQSEGSLWLVTFADLTAILVAFFVLIYAMSSPLSGRGDASVSGGPGISSVDQAAQQRDARNVQTSSLPTLTVDYLAAVFSDRGLAPIGDSGPLSQKVEHGRLVIRFAPDFAFASDAHTLRPLAGGVVADLSRILSGVANPISVMSAVPSDDWALAFDRADSVAAALRQAGYSRPIERFVTPGLSGDALLLIISDQRGGGA, encoded by the coding sequence GTGAACGCCTCTGTCCAGGCCCCCATGGAAACCCAAAGTGAAGGATCGCTTTGGCTGGTTACATTTGCTGATCTGACGGCCATTCTCGTTGCCTTTTTCGTGCTGATCTATGCCATGTCATCGCCGCTTAGCGGCCGGGGTGATGCGAGTGTTTCAGGCGGGCCAGGTATCTCATCGGTTGACCAGGCAGCCCAACAGCGCGATGCCCGTAATGTTCAAACCTCTTCGTTGCCGACGCTAACTGTCGATTATCTCGCTGCCGTCTTCTCTGATCGTGGTCTTGCACCAATCGGTGACAGCGGGCCCTTGTCTCAGAAGGTGGAACATGGGCGTCTCGTGATCCGTTTTGCGCCGGATTTTGCATTTGCCTCTGATGCGCACACGTTACGACCACTCGCTGGCGGTGTGGTTGCGGACCTATCCCGTATTCTGTCAGGTGTTGCAAACCCAATCAGCGTCATGTCTGCGGTCCCGTCGGATGATTGGGCGCTTGCATTTGATCGCGCTGACAGCGTTGCAGCAGCCCTTCGACAAGCAGGATATTCACGACCGATTGAGCGGTTTGTCACACCAGGGCTCTCAGGTGATGCTCTGCTCCTGATCATAAGCGATCAACGGGGAGGGGGAGCATGA
- the fliM gene encoding flagellar motor switch protein FliM: MADDEDLDQDDMAAAWEAEAGGDDDADVGGGEGDDDAMAEEWAAMADGDDGASELEADGASERVLNQDEIDSLLGFEVDENDDGERTGIRAIINSALVSYERLPMLEIVFDRLVRLMTTSLRNFTSDNVEVSLDNISSIRFGDYLNSIPLPAILSVFRAKEWDNYGLFTVDSNLIYSIVDVLLGGRRGTAAMRIEGRPYTTIELNLVERMIEVVLDDAKAAFEPLSPVTFELDRMETNPRFAAIARPANAAILIKLRIDMEDRGGRIEMLLPYATLEPIRELLLQMFMGEKFGRDSIWEGHLATELWSTKVQIDAVLDEQQMSLGDVMGFEVGQTLMLNASPDSTVEMRCGDIPLMKGKMGRTGGNVAVRLTQGVPEVLNSVFAEPESDEAAP, translated from the coding sequence ATGGCGGATGACGAAGATCTCGATCAGGACGATATGGCTGCTGCCTGGGAGGCAGAAGCCGGTGGTGATGATGACGCTGACGTCGGCGGTGGCGAGGGCGATGATGACGCCATGGCCGAAGAGTGGGCCGCGATGGCCGACGGGGACGATGGTGCGTCGGAGCTTGAAGCGGATGGTGCCTCCGAACGTGTTCTCAATCAGGATGAAATCGACAGCCTGCTAGGTTTTGAAGTCGATGAGAATGATGACGGGGAGCGGACAGGCATCCGCGCGATCATCAACTCGGCTTTGGTTTCATATGAACGTTTGCCGATGCTCGAAATTGTTTTCGATCGTCTTGTGCGGTTGATGACGACGAGCTTGCGTAATTTTACGTCTGACAATGTGGAAGTCAGTCTGGACAATATTTCGTCCATTCGTTTTGGTGACTATCTCAACTCAATTCCTCTGCCTGCGATCCTCTCGGTGTTTCGGGCGAAGGAGTGGGACAATTATGGTCTCTTCACCGTTGACTCCAACCTGATTTATTCGATCGTTGATGTTCTTCTAGGCGGGCGCCGCGGTACCGCTGCCATGCGTATTGAGGGCCGTCCCTATACAACGATCGAGCTCAATCTTGTCGAGCGAATGATTGAAGTGGTGTTGGATGATGCCAAGGCAGCATTCGAGCCGTTGTCGCCGGTCACGTTTGAACTTGATCGCATGGAGACCAACCCACGTTTTGCAGCCATTGCACGGCCTGCCAATGCGGCAATCCTGATCAAACTTCGTATTGATATGGAAGACCGGGGCGGGCGCATCGAGATGCTCTTACCCTACGCGACGCTGGAACCCATTCGTGAACTTCTCTTGCAGATGTTTATGGGTGAAAAGTTCGGCCGTGATTCTATTTGGGAAGGCCACTTGGCGACGGAGCTCTGGTCAACAAAGGTCCAGATTGACGCAGTTCTCGACGAGCAACAGATGTCGCTTGGCGACGTGATGGGTTTCGAAGTGGGGCAGACGTTGATGCTCAATGCATCACCTGACTCTACGGTCGAAATGCGCTGCGGCGACATTCCCCTGATGAAGGGCAAAATGGGGCGCACTGGCGGCAATGTGGCCGTTCGGCTGACGCAGGGTGTGCCTGAGGTTCTGAATTCAGTATTCGCTGAGCCGGAGTCAGATGAGGCAGCGCCATGA
- the fliL gene encoding flagellar FliL protein, with the protein MSDTDADIDFEEGVDEEGGKRKMSGKVIVLYIALPALVVIGGIVGALFAFGILGGGDEQDMAAVEEVVEPPVFYDMPEFLVNISTDSGPTRYLKMRVSLEVPNAEILAEIELLMPRIVDGFQVYLRELRPEDLDGSAAIVRMKEELLRRLNLAVEPHEVRDVLFKEVVVQ; encoded by the coding sequence ATGAGCGATACGGATGCCGATATCGACTTCGAAGAAGGGGTCGACGAGGAAGGCGGTAAGAGGAAGATGAGCGGTAAGGTCATCGTTCTCTACATCGCACTTCCCGCACTTGTCGTGATCGGCGGTATCGTTGGTGCGCTGTTTGCCTTTGGTATTCTTGGCGGTGGCGATGAGCAAGATATGGCTGCGGTCGAAGAGGTGGTAGAGCCGCCTGTTTTCTATGACATGCCTGAGTTCCTTGTGAATATCAGCACTGATAGTGGTCCAACCCGTTACCTCAAAATGCGTGTGTCCCTTGAGGTTCCAAATGCCGAAATACTTGCTGAGATTGAATTGCTGATGCCGCGGATTGTTGACGGGTTTCAGGTCTATTTGCGCGAGCTGCGTCCTGAAGATCTTGATGGTTCTGCCGCAATCGTTCGCATGAAAGAAGAGTTGCTTCGTCGCCTTAATCTGGCAGTTGAGCCGCATGAGGTGCGCGACGTCTTGTTCAAAGAAGTCGTGGTGCAGTAA
- the flgG gene encoding flagellar basal-body rod protein FlgG gives MENALLIGMTRQMALRREMSIIANNLANINTNGFKAEQPIFEQYLSRTASEDSPNDTISFVQDFGMHRDLGEGRMEVTDNPLDVAISGEGYFKIDAPEGTRYTRNGAFELDAQGRLVTGDGYPVLSAAGTGFTFGPEDGQILISGDGTISTDQGPQGRISLVTFEEERKLQKAGGTLLKTEEPEIPVENVSVLQGAVESSNVQPILEMTHMISVMQAYQSANKIVEKSDELQRQAISTLAKVN, from the coding sequence ATGGAAAACGCTCTCCTGATCGGGATGACCCGGCAGATGGCGCTCCGGCGAGAAATGTCGATCATCGCGAACAACCTCGCGAACATCAACACGAACGGTTTCAAAGCCGAGCAGCCAATATTCGAACAATACCTGTCCCGCACAGCATCCGAGGACAGCCCTAACGATACGATTTCCTTTGTGCAGGACTTCGGCATGCATCGTGACCTTGGTGAAGGCAGGATGGAAGTCACTGACAATCCACTCGATGTCGCCATTTCTGGTGAAGGTTATTTCAAAATCGACGCGCCTGAGGGCACCCGTTACACGCGCAATGGTGCTTTTGAGCTCGACGCGCAGGGCCGCCTGGTCACTGGAGACGGCTACCCTGTTCTTTCAGCCGCAGGGACAGGCTTCACGTTTGGTCCTGAAGACGGACAGATATTGATCTCAGGCGACGGCACGATCTCAACAGATCAAGGCCCTCAGGGTCGAATTAGCCTTGTGACATTTGAAGAAGAACGAAAGCTTCAAAAGGCGGGTGGCACTCTGCTTAAGACAGAAGAGCCTGAAATTCCGGTCGAGAATGTGAGCGTGCTTCAGGGCGCCGTTGAAAGTTCAAATGTTCAGCCCATTCTGGAGATGACACACATGATCTCGGTCATGCAGGCCTATCAGAGCGCAAACAAGATCGTTGAGAAAAGCGACGAACTGCAGCGCCAGGCAATATCCACATTGGCCAAGGTCAACTAG
- the flgG gene encoding flagellar basal-body rod protein FlgG, producing the protein MQSLSIAATGMMAQQLNVEVISNNVANMSTAGFKRQKATFQDLMYQDLKRVGSTSSDSGTIVPAGVQVGMGVRTAAVTRIAAQGNLDITENDYDLAIQGRGYFRIQMPSGDDAFTRAGNFSTSATGQLVTADGYTVQPGITIPSNAIDVSINAQGLVQVTLSGQTDPQTVGQLELAAFQNPAGLDPLGDNLFMESAASGTPTTGSPASDGFGSLLQGYLETSNVNAVSEITNLITAQRAYEMNAKMITATDEMLSVTSNLR; encoded by the coding sequence ATGCAGTCGCTTAGCATCGCCGCCACAGGCATGATGGCCCAGCAGCTCAATGTCGAGGTGATCTCGAATAACGTCGCGAATATGAGCACCGCAGGCTTTAAACGCCAGAAAGCCACTTTTCAGGACCTGATGTACCAGGACTTGAAGCGAGTTGGCTCGACATCATCTGACTCAGGCACAATTGTTCCCGCCGGCGTTCAGGTCGGTATGGGTGTCCGCACCGCCGCCGTGACGCGCATCGCAGCCCAGGGCAACCTGGACATCACAGAAAATGATTATGACCTTGCAATCCAAGGCCGTGGATATTTCCGTATTCAAATGCCAAGCGGCGACGACGCGTTCACGCGTGCAGGGAATTTCAGCACAAGCGCCACTGGCCAACTTGTAACCGCAGACGGCTACACAGTTCAGCCCGGCATCACCATTCCTTCGAATGCGATAGATGTTTCGATCAACGCCCAGGGACTTGTGCAGGTGACACTATCTGGGCAGACCGACCCACAGACCGTCGGGCAGCTTGAATTGGCCGCCTTCCAGAATCCAGCCGGTCTAGATCCCCTTGGGGACAACCTGTTCATGGAATCCGCAGCCAGCGGCACACCGACAACAGGCAGCCCGGCCTCCGATGGCTTCGGCTCTCTCCTGCAGGGATATCTGGAGACCTCCAACGTCAACGCCGTGAGCGAGATCACCAATCTGATCACTGCGCAGCGTGCTTATGAAATGAACGCGAAGATGATCACAGCGACAGACGAAATGCTGTCAGTGACCTCAAACCTCCGCTAA
- a CDS encoding flagellar basal body P-ring biosynthesis protein FlgA, whose protein sequence is MTRLSFSQNWTLINAIIALWVLFSLTQAEAAVLRPHVSVTGDTVTLGDLFDDAGTASDIVIAAAPRPGAPTAISVSRISQVARRNGIAWRNTQGLTRIVVSRSGIPLAPEITRAALADAIAEEAPTVAAKGLIEVIFTSGADRLMVTNDETPSLAVEQVAFDTRSGRFRAVVRVPAEGEDAQRFRVNGRAYPALDIPVLTHRMSPGDKITEADVDWMRIPATRVSQNIIDDTSHLIGFTPRRSLRPGEPVRSSDVEPPRLVEKGSIVSVTYQLANMSLSTRGRALEDGALGEIIKIVNPRSHRTIEVEVTGTNRAQVAPIGPIRVSSLK, encoded by the coding sequence ATGACACGGCTTTCCTTTTCTCAGAACTGGACCCTAATCAATGCGATCATCGCGTTGTGGGTGCTCTTTTCCCTAACCCAAGCCGAGGCGGCCGTTTTGCGGCCACACGTCTCCGTCACTGGCGACACTGTGACTCTCGGCGACTTATTCGACGATGCGGGAACGGCGAGCGATATTGTTATCGCAGCAGCTCCCCGTCCCGGCGCACCTACCGCGATATCTGTCTCTCGCATTTCCCAGGTAGCGCGTCGGAACGGCATAGCGTGGCGCAACACGCAAGGCCTGACCCGCATCGTCGTTTCAAGATCTGGTATTCCGCTGGCACCAGAGATCACACGGGCAGCGCTTGCCGATGCAATCGCTGAAGAAGCCCCCACTGTCGCAGCGAAAGGCCTGATTGAGGTGATTTTCACCAGCGGCGCAGACCGTTTGATGGTTACCAATGATGAAACACCATCACTTGCTGTCGAACAGGTCGCATTTGACACCCGCAGCGGACGCTTCCGCGCGGTTGTTCGCGTGCCTGCAGAAGGAGAGGACGCCCAAAGGTTCCGCGTCAATGGCCGTGCCTATCCCGCTCTGGATATCCCCGTTCTCACACATCGCATGAGCCCAGGCGACAAAATCACCGAAGCCGATGTTGATTGGATGCGCATCCCCGCGACGCGCGTCTCACAGAACATCATAGATGACACATCCCATCTGATCGGTTTCACACCTCGTAGAAGCCTGCGGCCTGGTGAGCCAGTCCGGAGCAGCGATGTTGAACCGCCGCGCCTCGTAGAGAAAGGGTCAATCGTTTCAGTGACCTATCAGTTAGCGAACATGAGCCTTTCAACGCGCGGACGGGCTTTGGAAGACGGAGCGCTTGGCGAGATCATCAAAATCGTCAATCCCCGCTCCCACCGCACCATTGAGGTTGAAGTAACCGGCACCAATCGGGCCCAGGTTGCACCTATTGGTCCCATTCGTGTGAGCTCACTCAAATGA
- a CDS encoding flagellar basal body L-ring protein — protein MTQTSKNLLSKALVLSCIALVVSGCAVADRLADVGAAPALSSIANPTAQPGYQPVSLPMPTPERASYQPNSLWRSGARAFFKDQRASRIGDILTVRINIADEASVDNETSRTRTNSEDAGLDSFLGYESALNSFLPEAVVAGSLADLDSASSSVGTGKVDRKEEIDLTVAAVVTQILPNGNMVIEGRQEVRVNFEVRELLVSGVIRPEDITASNTVAHTQIAEARISYGGRGQITDVQQPRYGQQVFDILMPF, from the coding sequence ATGACCCAAACATCAAAAAATCTCCTGTCAAAAGCACTCGTTTTGAGCTGTATTGCCCTGGTTGTTTCAGGGTGCGCCGTAGCGGATCGCTTGGCTGATGTTGGTGCAGCACCTGCCCTATCGTCGATTGCCAATCCGACCGCACAACCGGGCTACCAGCCTGTTTCTCTGCCAATGCCGACACCGGAACGGGCGTCTTATCAGCCCAATTCACTCTGGCGGTCGGGCGCGCGTGCATTCTTCAAAGATCAACGAGCATCGCGTATCGGCGACATTCTGACCGTCCGCATCAACATTGCCGACGAAGCATCGGTTGACAACGAAACCAGCCGCACCCGAACCAATAGTGAGGATGCAGGCCTGGACAGCTTCCTCGGATATGAATCGGCTCTAAATTCCTTTCTACCTGAAGCTGTCGTCGCCGGCTCATTGGCTGACCTGGACAGCGCAAGCTCCAGCGTTGGAACGGGCAAAGTTGATCGCAAAGAAGAGATTGATCTCACGGTCGCAGCGGTCGTAACCCAGATCCTGCCAAACGGAAACATGGTGATCGAAGGTCGCCAGGAAGTTCGGGTCAACTTCGAAGTCCGCGAATTACTGGTGTCAGGCGTCATCCGCCCAGAAGACATCACCGCGTCGAACACGGTTGCACATACCCAAATTGCCGAAGCCCGCATCTCCTATGGCGGCCGGGGTCAGATCACCGACGTTCAGCAACCACGCTACGGACAGCAGGTCTTCGATATTCTCATGCCGTTCTAA
- the dksA gene encoding RNA polymerase-binding transcription factor DksA gives MAVRLPKDYTPSDDEPFMNKRQKEYFRRKLEGWKEDILRENKETLQHLQDESGHHPDIADRASNETERALELRTRDRQRKLVSKIDQALLRIEDGTYGYCEDTGEPISLKRLDARPIATLSIEAQERHERREKVYRDD, from the coding sequence ATGGCAGTTCGCTTACCTAAGGACTACACGCCAAGCGATGACGAGCCTTTTATGAATAAAAGGCAGAAGGAATATTTCCGGCGCAAGCTGGAAGGGTGGAAAGAGGATATTCTCCGGGAGAACAAGGAGACTCTGCAACACCTGCAGGATGAGTCTGGGCACCATCCCGATATCGCTGATAGGGCCTCAAACGAGACTGAACGCGCGCTGGAATTGCGGACGCGGGACCGTCAACGGAAGCTGGTCTCTAAGATTGATCAAGCGCTGCTCCGTATTGAAGACGGCACATATGGCTATTGTGAAGATACGGGCGAACCCATCAGCTTGAAACGGTTGGATGCAAGGCCAATCGCAACGCTTTCAATAGAAGCCCAGGAACGCCATGAGCGGCGCGAGAAGGTCTATCGCGACGATTGA
- the fliX gene encoding flagellar assembly protein FliX, giving the protein MKIVSSQHAAPSKGPAKKAGAGGAGAVFSPNFGSGGAQPSQAAGGVSSLTSIHSLLAVQGVGAPDDPTTGRRRAIENASETLDVLDELKLGLLAGELPADKLQRLLSHVSTERSGIDDPALANVLDHIELRARVELAKYGQTG; this is encoded by the coding sequence ATGAAGATCGTTTCGTCACAGCACGCGGCGCCATCAAAAGGACCAGCCAAAAAGGCAGGTGCGGGAGGGGCGGGCGCAGTATTTTCACCAAACTTTGGGTCTGGTGGAGCGCAGCCTAGCCAGGCTGCTGGCGGTGTTTCTTCTCTGACATCCATTCATTCTCTTTTGGCGGTTCAAGGCGTCGGTGCACCAGACGATCCAACGACCGGTCGGCGGCGCGCCATTGAAAATGCTTCAGAAACACTGGATGTTTTGGACGAGCTTAAACTCGGTTTGCTGGCTGGAGAGTTGCCTGCTGATAAGCTTCAGCGGCTGCTGTCGCATGTAAGCACTGAACGCTCTGGGATTGATGATCCTGCGCTGGCCAATGTTCTCGATCACATAGAACTTCGGGCTAGGGTCGAGCTTGCAAAATATGGTCAGACAGGCTGA
- a CDS encoding flagellar basal body P-ring protein, with product MRSIIKWISKSRPALLTLAGTLLVTSGMLLPSSAEATSRIKDIADVEGIRENQLIGYGLVVGLDGTGDSLNNAPFTLQSLTSMLERLGVNTRDTDLNTDNVAAVMVTANLPAFAPQGTRIDVTVSALGDSESLQGGTLLVTPLMGADGEVYAVSQGPVAVGGFSAGGDAASVTRGVPTNGRISNGAIVEREIKFEMADLGLLRLALRNPDLTTARRIASAINAFLGRSTATAQNPTTVELTIPANYRGTAVDLLTDIEQLRVEPDTPARVVIDESSGVIVMGRDVRVSQVAIAQGNLTISVTETPQVSQPNPFAETGDTVVVPRTDVGVQDGTERRLAVLDGSVSLQVLVDGLNALGVSPRDMITILQSIKAAGALQAEIEVL from the coding sequence ATGCGTTCGATCATCAAATGGATTTCCAAGAGTCGCCCAGCCCTGCTCACCTTGGCTGGCACCCTATTGGTGACTTCCGGGATGTTGTTGCCGTCAAGTGCGGAAGCAACATCACGCATCAAAGACATCGCAGATGTTGAAGGCATCCGGGAAAACCAACTCATTGGTTATGGCCTTGTTGTTGGTCTTGATGGCACAGGCGACTCTCTGAACAACGCTCCCTTCACGCTGCAAAGCTTGACCTCCATGCTGGAGCGTCTCGGCGTGAATACCCGCGACACAGATCTCAATACCGACAATGTTGCCGCTGTGATGGTCACGGCAAACCTACCGGCTTTTGCACCACAAGGGACCAGGATCGACGTGACGGTCAGTGCCCTTGGCGATTCTGAGAGCCTTCAGGGCGGCACATTACTTGTCACCCCGCTTATGGGCGCAGACGGTGAAGTATATGCAGTTTCCCAAGGCCCTGTCGCTGTTGGCGGCTTCAGCGCAGGCGGCGACGCAGCTTCTGTAACCCGTGGAGTTCCGACCAACGGTCGCATCTCCAACGGGGCGATTGTCGAGCGGGAAATCAAATTCGAAATGGCAGATCTTGGCCTGTTGCGCCTGGCTCTGCGGAACCCTGACCTCACAACAGCACGCCGGATCGCCTCAGCGATCAACGCCTTCCTTGGCCGATCTACGGCGACTGCCCAAAACCCGACGACTGTAGAACTCACGATTCCCGCCAATTATCGCGGCACAGCAGTTGATCTCCTCACAGACATTGAGCAACTGCGTGTTGAACCCGACACACCTGCCAGAGTCGTTATAGATGAGTCATCTGGTGTGATCGTCATGGGTCGTGACGTCAGAGTGAGCCAAGTCGCGATCGCGCAAGGAAACCTTACGATTTCCGTGACCGAAACCCCCCAAGTGAGCCAGCCAAATCCGTTTGCCGAAACAGGAGATACAGTCGTCGTTCCCCGAACAGATGTTGGTGTGCAAGACGGCACTGAAAGGCGACTGGCAGTTCTCGACGGCTCTGTTTCACTGCAAGTGCTTGTCGATGGACTGAACGCTCTGGGCGTGAGCCCGCGCGACATGATCACGATCCTGCAATCCATCAAAGCTGCCGGCGCTCTGCAGGCGGAAATCGAGGTGCTCTGA